GAATCTTGGGAACAACCAGGGGATCCGCCAAAGCGCCCGAAGCACCCACCAGTAAATCCGCGTCCGAATCCGTGCCGCCGATGTTGCGGTGAATATAATCGTCCCACGATAACTGATATTGGTAATCGCCGGTCCTGAATGCTGTCGGCGGATACTGGTCATTGTGGTCCAGGACAAAAAGGTCGAAGCCAAGCCCAAGCTGTTTCATCTGGGACGTGCACTTCAACCTCTGCGCACGGGCCTTGGCGCTGGATAGCGCGGGGAGGAGCAAGGCGGCGAGGATGGCAATGATCGCGATGACGACCAACAGCTCAATCAGGGTGAACGCGCGCCGGAGGAAAGTTCGGCCGGAAGCCTGGCGATTCGCGTTCATATTCGACTCAACCTTCCGTCATTGCTTCACCAGAATCACCTGTACGGTCTTCGCGTCAATTGCAAATTTCTGGCCGGCCGGCGCCTGCGGCATGTCTTTCACGTACCCAGCCGCGACCACTTCACTGAAAGTCTTTGGCAGGCGCTGGTGTTCGAAACTGTATTTGCGCAGAGCCTGGGTCAAATTGCCCAGCGTTGCGGCCAGGTCGGCCGCGGGCATATCCGAACGCGGAACCGACGCAGGCGTTTGCTCCGCCGCCGGCGCTCCGGCGGCTGTCGGCGCAGGTTCCGTTGACGAAGCCGGGGCTGGGGAAGCGGTTTCCGGGCGTTTCCCGCAACCCGTGAAGGCAAAAGCAACGATCAATGCCAAAACCAGGAGAGGTGTCATGCCGTTAAGCAAATCAGACCCGCGGAAAAAAACAAGCAGCCTGTCGGCTGGCGCAATCAGGAGCCGGGCTAATTTTCTTTCGCGCACCCCGTCGCGATGATAAGGGATTGCTGTGTGCCGTGGCGTCACCAGCCGTATGACGATGACATCGCCGGTCAATGGCGCGAAGGTGCATCGGCCTCGTTGGATATGAAAATAAAGAAGTCTGGCAAACTTGATGTCCACCCACGTCACGGCGACCTGCGAACGGGCCGCTTGCCAACGCTGAATCCAAACGGGCATTGAAATGAACCCGACCATTCCCTTCCCGCGCATGTTTGCGGTGCGCCAGAAGTTCCCCACATCGCCGCCGCTGGACGTTGCCGCGACGATCCGGCGCGAATTCATGGCGCGAAATCTCCTGTCGAACTTGAGGCCGGGCGCGCAGATTGCAGTGGCCGTCGGCAGTCGGGGCATCAGCAACGTCAAAGAAATTGTCGCTTCAGTGCTGGGCGTGTTGAAAGCTTCCGGCGCAAGCCCATTCATCCTGCCGGCGATGGGCAGCCACGGCGGAGCGACCCCCGAAGGCCAGACGGCCATACTCGAAAGCTACGGCATCACCGGACAAAGCATGGGCGTTCCGATTCACGCGTCGATGGAGGTCGAGCGCATCGGGCAAACCGCTGAGGGTGTGGAAGTGGTATGCAGTGTGGAGGCGCTGCGCTCGGACGGCATCGTGCTCGTCAACCGGGTCAAGCCGCACACGGATTTTCAGGGCGCACTGGGCAGCGGAGTGATGAAGATGAGCGTCATCGGTCTCGGCAAACGGGCGGGCGCCGCGGCCTGTCACGCCGCGGCATCGCGCCTCGGCTACGAGCACACTCTCCGCTCCATCGCGCGCGTCATGCTGCGCAACGCGCCGATACTTTGCGGCGTGGCGATTGTCGAAAACCAGTTCCACGATACCGCCCGCATCGCGGTGCTGGAA
This genomic window from Candidatus Angelobacter sp. contains:
- a CDS encoding lactate racemase domain-containing protein, with amino-acid sequence MNPTIPFPRMFAVRQKFPTSPPLDVAATIRREFMARNLLSNLRPGAQIAVAVGSRGISNVKEIVASVLGVLKASGASPFILPAMGSHGGATPEGQTAILESYGITGQSMGVPIHASMEVERIGQTAEGVEVVCSVEALRSDGIVLVNRVKPHTDFQGALGSGVMKMSVIGLGKRAGAAACHAAASRLGYEHTLRSIARVMLRNAPILCGVAIVENQFHDTARIAVLECDEIEEREKGLLEEARRLMPRLPFDGIDLLIVDRIGKNISGSGMDPNVTGRWVHGYSTSLGSDNPASPMIRRIFVRDLTPETHGNAIGIGFADLTTTRLVEAMDKPVTYINALTSLTPNGAKIPIHFVTDRECIAHALTSLAIPDTRRAKVVRVADTLSLATLEVSEAYSNEVKQRTDLEALEEPREMRLDATNDLEE